Proteins found in one Podarcis muralis chromosome 5, rPodMur119.hap1.1, whole genome shotgun sequence genomic segment:
- the LOC144324854 gene encoding cytochrome P450 4B1-like isoform X2: protein MEIVINLLWSWLPASPSQFFYWTVALIFICIALKAIQLFQTRQKLIKGFRSFPGPPSHWLYGHVHMMKPEEEFLNVAAWTEKYPHCYPRWYGNFLAFLCINHPEYAKTMYSRGGKGLITLNGPKWQQHRKLLTPGFHYNILKPYVTLVAESVKEMLDIWGKLVPKNGTASVEMSHHISLMTLNIIMKCAFSYQKNAETDRKKSYIQTVFDLNSLIDHRIKTPFYQSDLIYWLSSKGRQFYKACKIAHHHTEKVIRERKDSLKNEKELEKILKKRHLDFLDILLCAKDENGNPLSDEDIRAEVDTFMSAGQDTTASGISWLFYCMAQNPEHQQRCREEIMELLGQQEEIQWDDLGKMTYSTMCIKESLRLYPPVPLIARELNSPVTFPDGRTLPKGFLTALDIYGLHRNPEVWDKPEEFNPLRFSTENSKHRHPYAFLPFATGPRNCIGQQFAMNEMKVALALTLLHFELLPDPANLPIPMLQIVIQSMNGIYLKLKALR, encoded by the exons ATGGAAATTGTCATCAATCTCTTGTGGTCCTGGCTACCGGCGAGTCCCTCTCAGTTTTTCTATTGGACTGTGGCGTTGATCTTCATCTGCATCGCTCTGAAAGCCATCCAGCTATTCCAGACAAGGCAGAAACTGATCAAGGGTTTCAGGAGTTTCCCAGGACCTCCCAGCCACTGGCTGTATGGCCATGTCCACATG ATGAAACCTGAGGAAGAATTCCTGAACGTAGCTGCATGGACAGAAAAGTACCCGCACTGTTATCCACGCTGGTATGGAAATTTCTTGGCTTTCCTGTGCATCAACCACCCCGAATATGCAAAGACCATGTACAGCAGAGGCG GAAAGGGGCTTATTACCTTGAATGGGCCAAAGTGGCAGCAGCACCGGAAACtgctgactcccggattccattACAATATTCTGAAGCCTTATGTGACTCTTGTGGCAGAATCAGTCAAGGAGATGCTG GATATATGGGGAAAGCTGGTACCAAAGAATGGCACAGCATCAGTGGAGATGTCTCACCATATCAGTCTGATGACTCTCAATATTATTATGAAATGTGCCTTCAGCTACCAGAAAAATGCTGAAACGGACAG GAAAAAATCCTACATTCAGACTGTGTTTGATCTCAACTCCCTCATTGATCACAGAATCAAAACACCATTTTATCAGAGTGATCTCATTTACTGGTTGAGCTCCAAAGGGCGTCAGTTTTACAAAGCTTGCAAAATAGCCCACCATCACACAG AGAAGGTAATAAGAGAGAGGAAGGATTCCCTCAAGAATGAGAAAGAGCTTGAAAAGATTCTGAAGAAGAGGCATTTGGACTTCCTGGATATTCTTCTTTGTGCAAAG GATGAAAATGGAAATCCATTGTCCGATGAAGACATACGTGCAGAAGTGGACACATTCATGTCTGCAGGTCAAGATACCACAGCTAGTGGAATCTCTTGGCTCTTTTATTGTATGGCCCAGAACCCTGAACATCAGCAGAGATGCAGAGAGGAGATCATGGAGCTTCTTGGGCAACAGGAAGAGATACAATG GGACGACTTGGGAAAGATGACGTACAGCACCATGTGCATTAAGGAGAGCCTTCGGCTTTATCCTCCAGTACCTCTTATAGCACGAGAACTGAATTCACCTGTAACCTTTCCTGATGGACGAACCTTACCAAAAG GCTTTCTAACTGCATTGGATATTTATGGTCTTCACAGAAATCCTGAGGTTTGGGACAAACCTGAg GAATTTAATCCTCTAAGATTCTCCACAGAGAATTCAAAGCATCGCCACCCATATGCTTTCTTGCCTTTTGCAACAGGGCCAAG GAACTGCATTGGACAACAGTTTGCCATGAATGAGATGAAGGTTGCTCTTGCCCTGACGCTCCTGCACTTTGAGCTTTtgcctgatcctgccaacctcccGATTCCAATGCTGCAAATTGTCATCCAGTCCATGAATGGGATATATCTGAAGCTGAAAGCTCTCCGCTGA
- the LOC144324854 gene encoding cytochrome P450 4B1-like isoform X1, translated as MEIVINLLWSWLPASPSQFFYWTVALIFICIALKAIQLFQTRQKLIKGFRSFPGPPSHWLYGHVHMMKPEEEFLNVAAWTEKYPHCYPRWYGNFLAFLCINHPEYAKTMYSRGDPKAVVTYSFLIPWIGKGLITLNGPKWQQHRKLLTPGFHYNILKPYVTLVAESVKEMLDIWGKLVPKNGTASVEMSHHISLMTLNIIMKCAFSYQKNAETDRKKSYIQTVFDLNSLIDHRIKTPFYQSDLIYWLSSKGRQFYKACKIAHHHTEKVIRERKDSLKNEKELEKILKKRHLDFLDILLCAKDENGNPLSDEDIRAEVDTFMSAGQDTTASGISWLFYCMAQNPEHQQRCREEIMELLGQQEEIQWDDLGKMTYSTMCIKESLRLYPPVPLIARELNSPVTFPDGRTLPKGFLTALDIYGLHRNPEVWDKPEEFNPLRFSTENSKHRHPYAFLPFATGPRNCIGQQFAMNEMKVALALTLLHFELLPDPANLPIPMLQIVIQSMNGIYLKLKALR; from the exons ATGGAAATTGTCATCAATCTCTTGTGGTCCTGGCTACCGGCGAGTCCCTCTCAGTTTTTCTATTGGACTGTGGCGTTGATCTTCATCTGCATCGCTCTGAAAGCCATCCAGCTATTCCAGACAAGGCAGAAACTGATCAAGGGTTTCAGGAGTTTCCCAGGACCTCCCAGCCACTGGCTGTATGGCCATGTCCACATG ATGAAACCTGAGGAAGAATTCCTGAACGTAGCTGCATGGACAGAAAAGTACCCGCACTGTTATCCACGCTGGTATGGAAATTTCTTGGCTTTCCTGTGCATCAACCACCCCGAATATGCAAAGACCATGTACAGCAGAGGCG ATCCTAAAGCTGTTGTAACATACAGCTTCCTAATTCCATGGATTG GAAAGGGGCTTATTACCTTGAATGGGCCAAAGTGGCAGCAGCACCGGAAACtgctgactcccggattccattACAATATTCTGAAGCCTTATGTGACTCTTGTGGCAGAATCAGTCAAGGAGATGCTG GATATATGGGGAAAGCTGGTACCAAAGAATGGCACAGCATCAGTGGAGATGTCTCACCATATCAGTCTGATGACTCTCAATATTATTATGAAATGTGCCTTCAGCTACCAGAAAAATGCTGAAACGGACAG GAAAAAATCCTACATTCAGACTGTGTTTGATCTCAACTCCCTCATTGATCACAGAATCAAAACACCATTTTATCAGAGTGATCTCATTTACTGGTTGAGCTCCAAAGGGCGTCAGTTTTACAAAGCTTGCAAAATAGCCCACCATCACACAG AGAAGGTAATAAGAGAGAGGAAGGATTCCCTCAAGAATGAGAAAGAGCTTGAAAAGATTCTGAAGAAGAGGCATTTGGACTTCCTGGATATTCTTCTTTGTGCAAAG GATGAAAATGGAAATCCATTGTCCGATGAAGACATACGTGCAGAAGTGGACACATTCATGTCTGCAGGTCAAGATACCACAGCTAGTGGAATCTCTTGGCTCTTTTATTGTATGGCCCAGAACCCTGAACATCAGCAGAGATGCAGAGAGGAGATCATGGAGCTTCTTGGGCAACAGGAAGAGATACAATG GGACGACTTGGGAAAGATGACGTACAGCACCATGTGCATTAAGGAGAGCCTTCGGCTTTATCCTCCAGTACCTCTTATAGCACGAGAACTGAATTCACCTGTAACCTTTCCTGATGGACGAACCTTACCAAAAG GCTTTCTAACTGCATTGGATATTTATGGTCTTCACAGAAATCCTGAGGTTTGGGACAAACCTGAg GAATTTAATCCTCTAAGATTCTCCACAGAGAATTCAAAGCATCGCCACCCATATGCTTTCTTGCCTTTTGCAACAGGGCCAAG GAACTGCATTGGACAACAGTTTGCCATGAATGAGATGAAGGTTGCTCTTGCCCTGACGCTCCTGCACTTTGAGCTTTtgcctgatcctgccaacctcccGATTCCAATGCTGCAAATTGTCATCCAGTCCATGAATGGGATATATCTGAAGCTGAAAGCTCTCCGCTGA
- the LOC144327802 gene encoding cytochrome P450 4B1-like, whose product MKKRHLDFLDILLCAKDENGNPLSDEDIRAEVDTFMFEGHDTTASGISWLFYCMAQNPEHQQRCREEIMELLGRQEEIQWDDLGNMTYSTMCIKESLRLYPPVPLIAQELNSPVTFADGRTLPKGFLTALDVYGLHRNPEIWDNPEEFNPLRFSTENSKHRHPYAFLPFAAGPRNCIGQQFAMNEMKVALALTLLRFELLPDPANLLIPMLQVVT is encoded by the exons ATGAAGAAGAGGCATTTGGACTTCCTGGATATTCTTCTTTGCGCAAAG GATGAAAATGGAAATCCATTGTCCGATGAAGACATACGTGCAGAAGTGGACACATTCATGTTCGAAGGTCATGATACCACAGCTAGTGGAATCTCTTGGCTCTTTTATTGTATGGCTCAGAACCCTGAACATCAGCAGAGATGCAGAGAGGAGATCATGGAGCTTCTTGGGCGACAGGAAGAGATACAATG GGACGACTTGGGAAATATGACGTACAGCACCATGTGCATTAAGGAGAGCCTTCGGCTTTATCCTCCAGTACCTCTTATAGCACAAGAACTGAATTCTCCTGTGACTTTTGCTGATGGACGAACCTTACCAAAAG GCTTCCTAACTGCATTGGATGTTTATGGTCTTCACAGAAATCCTGAGATTTGGGACAATCCTGAG GAATTTAATCCTCTAAGATTCTCCACAGAGAATTCAAAGCATCGCCACCCATATGCTTTCTTGCCTTTTGCTGCAGGGCCAAG GAACTGCATTGGACAGCAGTTTGCCATGAATGAGATGAAGGTTGCTCTTGCCCTGACGCTCCTGCGCTTTGAGCTTTtgcctgatcctgccaacctccTGATTCCCATGCTGCAAGTTGTCACCTGA